A portion of the Saimiri boliviensis isolate mSaiBol1 chromosome 1, mSaiBol1.pri, whole genome shotgun sequence genome contains these proteins:
- the CARTPT gene encoding cocaine- and amphetamine-regulated transcript protein, with product MESSRVRLLPLLGVSLLLLLPLLGTRAQEDAELQPRALDIYSAVEDASHEKELIEALQEVLKKLKSKRIPIYEKKYGQVPMCDAGEQCAVRKGARIGKLCDCPRGTSCNSFLLKCL from the exons ATGGAGAGCTCCCGCGTGCGGCTGCTGCCCCTCCTGGGCGtctccctgctgctgctgctacctcTGCTGGGTACCCGTGCCCAGGAGGACGCCGAGCTCCAGCCCCGAGCCCTGGACATCTACTCTGCCGTGGAGGATGCCTCCCATGAGAAGGAGCTG ATCGAAGCGCTGCAGGAAGTCTTGAAGAAGCTCAAGAGTAAACGCATTCCCATCTATGAGAAGAAGTATGGCCAAGTCCCCATG TGCGACGCCGGTGAGCAATGTGCAGTGAGGAAAGGGGCAAGGATCGGAAAGCTATGTGACTGTCCCCGAGGGACCTCCTGCAATTCCTTCCTCCTGAAGTGCTTATGA